CAACATAAACGCTGGTACTTTAATAAAGTATGCCGAAATCAAAATCATCATCACTGGGTCCGCATAGACACTCAGGTGTGACCATGGTGACTGTTCTAGTCCCCAAGCGGTGATAAAGCCCGCCATTACCGCAAAACTTAATAGTGTATCCATCTGCCACTGTTTCGTCTCAGCTTCGATCAGGTTTGCACACAGTACTTTGTTTTGCTTAGAGATATACCACCAAGCATACGAACAGCCTAATACGTTAAACAATCCAAAAATGGTGGCGACGGTAGTATCCACTGGACGACCACCGGTGAACATCGAGCTTATCGCTGAGTATAGAGACGCCAAGACGATCACTAATATAACGAGACCTTTGATGGCAATAACAACCGACTCTACGGTTTGACGACCATATTTAGCCGCTTGGCTCTTTGGTTTCTTCAATTGGTGTGCTGCCGCCAGCGACAATAAAGTTAACAGCAAGCTTACTAATGAGTAAACACCGTCAAAGGCGATGACGAGCGAGCCCATAAGCACACCCACGACAAGCCCTGCGACAGCAAAGCCAGTTGCGATAATGGCTGAAACTCTCAATACGGAAGACTCGTTGTGTTGCTTTTGCGAAGACATGGGATTTACCTTTTGTTTGAAT
This is a stretch of genomic DNA from Vibrio maritimus. It encodes these proteins:
- a CDS encoding cation transporter — its product is MSSQKQHNESSVLRVSAIIATGFAVAGLVVGVLMGSLVIAFDGVYSLVSLLLTLLSLAAAHQLKKPKSQAAKYGRQTVESVVIAIKGLVILVIVLASLYSAISSMFTGGRPVDTTVATIFGLFNVLGCSYAWWYISKQNKVLCANLIEAETKQWQMDTLLSFAVMAGFITAWGLEQSPWSHLSVYADPVMMILISAYFIKVPAFMLIDACKSLSQADDVNYARNS